The Henckelia pumila isolate YLH828 chromosome 2, ASM3356847v2, whole genome shotgun sequence genome includes a window with the following:
- the LOC140884441 gene encoding uncharacterized protein — protein MVIFSNNSFSGEIPRNISHCSNLYYLNLVDNHLTGIIIPELGSLYKLEALGLALNNLSGSIPPFIGNLTNLSALSLGGCGLEGEIPDSLVHLRRLRFLHLGFNKLTGRIPSGLYNISSISDFIMGHNRLQGNIPWDIGFTLPKLRFFYLGANDLHGPIPLSLSNASFLEKIYLFSNKFTGQNLKYFNKLPSLQQLFIFDNEMEGDISFVSSLTNCTNLNVLSAEQNLLSGSLPDSIANLSSQLRSLFVAENQIHGNIPWGIQNLIGLTDIAFDDNFLEGPIPSGIGKLSKLRRIFLEGNELTNEIPASLSNLTFLNIVDLSYNKLGGTIPQSLSNCTNLLYLDLSFNDLIGPISLEVFSLSSVLISYNLSHNSFTGSIPQVGSLCNLVELDMSHNKLSGTIPNTLSSCIELGRLHLENNSLEGNIPDALGALKSLEDMDLSQNNLSGPIPTFIGNALYLKNLNLSFNRLQGEVPTQGVFQNESAVSVEGNEYLCGGLALLNLPPCSSTTNSKKKHSSNLLKILIPVLGAGAICLTLTCIYIFLHRRRILRSIRSSMPSLQDMVLRISYADLLKATDGFSETNLLGLGRFGSVYRGIVDDKQLSIAVKVLNLDTLGASKSFLSECNAIKGIRHRNLLKILSACESIDFQGNNFKALVYEFMANGSLDKWLHNDHESNRNLSITQKLDIVIDVASAVKYLHHGTDSIVIHGDLKPSNILLDENMTALVGDFGLAKVVSNMYPTYEGSSSSVAIKGTFGYIPPEYGMTNSMTMQGDVYSFGILVMEMFTNIRPTDDATLKGHSSLQHLVNHALHSHEMNIVDKIIDLHEQNDHKMQINIKNCLNSVLEIGVACSMELPKDRMTMTDVVIEFDKIRKAYLAE, from the exons ATGGTCATATTTAGCAACAATTCTTTCAGCGGAGAGATACCAAGAAACATTTCACATTGCTCAAATCTCTATTACCTCAATTTGGTCGATAACCATCTCACGGGAATCATCATACCAGAGCTTGGTTCTTTGTACAAACTTGAAGCTTTAGGCTTGGCACTAAACAATCTCTCAGGCAGTATTCCACCATTTATCGGCAATCTCACCAATCTTTCTGCACTGTCTCTGGGAGGGTGTGGGCTGGAAGGAGAAATTCCTGACTCACTTGTCCATCTCCGGAGATTAAGGTTTCTGCATTTAGGATTCAACAAATTGACAGGTAGAATTCCATCTGGTTTGTACAATATTTCCAGTATATCTGATTTCATAATGGGCCACAATAGACTCCAAGGAAACATTCCTTGGGATATAGGCTTCACACTTCCGAAATTGAGGTTTTTTTATTTGGGAGCTAATGATTTACATGGACCCATTCCACTTTCGCTCTCCAATGCTTCCTTTCTTGAAAAGAtatatttgttttcaaacaaATTTACGGGGCAGAATCTGAAATACTTCAACAAGCTTCCATCTCTGCAACAACTCTTCATTTTCGATAATGAAATGGAGGGTGACATTAGCTTTGTTTCATCTTTGACAAATTGTACTAATCTTAATGTATTATCTGCCGAGCAAAATCTCTTGAGTGGTTCATTGCCAGACTCCATTGCCAATCTTTCAAGTCAGCTTAGATCCCTGTTTGTAGCAGAAAATCAAATACATGGAAACATTCCTTGGGGTATTCAAAACCTCATTGGCCTGACCGACATTGCTTTTGATGACAATTTTCTTGAAGGTCCTATTCCATCAGGCATCGGAAAACTAAGTAAGTTACGACGAATTTTCCTGGAAGGAAACGAGTTGACAAATGAGATACCAGCTTCTCTTTCGAACTTGACATTTTTGAACATTGTTGACTTGAGTTATAACAAATTGGGAGGAACAATTCCTCAAAGTCTAAGTAATTGCACCAACTTGCTATACTTAGACCTTTCGTTTAACGATCTCATTGGGCCAATATCTCTCGAAGTTTTTAGCCTGTCATCCGTCTTGATTTCTTATAACTTGTCCCACAATTCTTTTACTGGTTCAATTCCACAAGTAGGTTCACTGTGTAATCTTGTAGAATTGGACATGTCACACAACAAATTATCAGGAACTATACCAAACACTTTGAGCAGTTGCATTGAATTGGGAAGACTTCACTTAGAAAACAATTCTCTTGAAGGAAATATACCTGATGCACTTGGCGCTTTGAAGAGCTTGGAAGATATGGATCTTTCGCAAAACAATTTATCAGGGCCCATCCCGACTTTTATAGGAAATGCATTATATCTCAAGAATTTGAATCTATCCTTCAATAGGCTTCAAGGAGAAGTGCCGACACAAGgcgtatttcaaaatgagagcgCTGTTTCAGTGGAAGGAAATGAGTATTTGTGTGGAGGTTTGGCTTTACTAAACCTTCCTCCCTGCTCATCTACCACAAATTCCAAAAAGAAACATTCCTCAAATCTATTGAAAATATTGATCCCTGTGTTGGGTGCAGGAGCTATCTGCCTTACACTTACATGCATCTACATATTCCTTCATAGAAGACGAATATTAAGAAGTATTCGATCTTCGATGCCATCATTACAAGACATGGTTTTAAGGATCTCTTACGCAGATCTGCTGAAAGCTACTGATGGATTCTCGGAAACCAATTTGCTTGGTTTAGGCCGATTTGGTTCTGTCTATCGAGGAATTGTTGATGACAAACAACTGTCCATTGCGGTGAAGGTTCTCAATCTTGACACCCTAGGAGCTTCGAAAAGCTTCCTGTCAGAATGCAATGCAATAAAAGGAATAAGGCATAGAAACCTTCTGAAAATATTGAGTGCATGTGAAAGCATAGACTTCCAGGGGAACAATTTTAAGGCATTGGTTTATGAATTTATGGCTAACGGAAGCTTGGACAAATGGTTGCATAATGATCATGAAAGCAACAGAAATCTTAGCATAACTCAAAAATTGGATATTGTCATCGATGTTGCATCTGCGGTTAAATACTTGCACCATGGCACCGATTCCATCGTCATTCATGGTGATTTGAAGCCAAGCAACATTCTGTTGGATGAAAATATGACTGCGCTTGTCGGCGACTTTGGATTGGCAAAAGTGGTTTCGAACATGTATCCAACATACGAAGGAAGCAGCAGCTCGGTGGCAATCAAGGGTACCTTTGGTTATATTCCTCCAG AGTACGGGATGACCAATTCAATGACAATGCAAGGGGATGTATATAGCTTTGGGATTCTTGTGATGGAGATGTTCACAAACATAAGACCAACAGACGATGCCACACTTAAAGGCCATTCGAGTCTCCAACATTTAGTGAACCATGCTTTACATAGCCACGAGATGAACATTGTGGATAAAATCATTGATCTGCATGAACAAAATGATCACAAGATGCAAATTAATATCAAGAATTGTCTGAACTCTGTTCTTGAAATTGGGGTGGCATGTTCGATGGAGTTGCCCAAGGATCGAATGACGATGACAGATGTTGTTATTGAATTTGACAAGATTCGAAAGGCTTATTTGGCTGAATGA